A portion of the Marinobacter alexandrii genome contains these proteins:
- the bcp gene encoding thioredoxin-dependent thiol peroxidase codes for MITLKPGDIAPNFESKDQDGNSVKLSDYEGKKVVLYFYPKDNTPGCTAESCNLRDNYEALQKQGYEVLGVSSDGEKSHQKFITKYELPFKLLADEDKSVHEAFGTWDLKKFMGKEYMGTLRSTFLIDEQGKIEEVIEKVKTKDHTAQILK; via the coding sequence ATGATCACATTGAAACCCGGCGATATAGCCCCAAACTTTGAAAGCAAAGACCAAGATGGAAATTCAGTTAAGCTCTCAGATTATGAAGGGAAAAAAGTAGTCCTTTACTTTTATCCAAAAGATAACACTCCTGGATGTACCGCTGAATCGTGTAATCTTAGAGATAATTACGAAGCTTTACAGAAGCAAGGGTATGAAGTATTGGGCGTTAGTAGTGATGGAGAAAAATCTCACCAAAAATTCATTACTAAGTATGAGCTACCATTCAAGCTACTTGCAGATGAGGACAAGTCAGTTCATGAGGCTTTCGGAACTTGGGATCTTAAGAAATTTATGGGGAAAGAATACATGGGTACCCTTCGATCTACCTTTTTGATTGACGAGCAGGGAAAAATTGAAGAGGTTATTGAAAAAGTGAAAACGAAAGATCACACAGCTCAGATATTAAAGTAA
- a CDS encoding M28 family metallopeptidase yields the protein MKKISFVILCAVSVLTKAQNPYEIIDNVSSDRIESDIKKLVSFGTRHTMSDTESDTRGIGAARRWIQAEFEQISKDCGGCLEVSTLRTLEKGNEKTRITKDTEIVNVMAVIRGTKYPNRYVIMSGDIDSRISDALNYTDDSPGANDNATGMAGVIEATRVLSKYKFESSIMLVGLSGEEQGLYGGKHLAAKAREEGWEIVGVLNNDMIGNIEGVDGVIDNRTFRIFSEPTNTKDSDFEKRMRRYYGGEVDGTSRQLARYVYQMTKTYMPEMNPMMIYRLDRFGRGGHHRPFNDEGFAGVRIMEAHENYNRQHQDIREEDGIKYGDVIEGVNFEYAKKLTAVNAISLASLASAPQEPQNVAISGAVKPSTTLYWDEIKDENLSGYKVYFRSTTSPTWDNFYEVDKDKTEFTLKGIVIDNYFFGVSAVGKDGKESLVVFPGEVRR from the coding sequence ATGAAAAAGATATCTTTTGTGATACTTTGTGCTGTATCAGTTCTAACCAAAGCACAAAATCCGTATGAAATCATTGATAATGTCAGTTCTGATCGTATTGAGAGTGACATTAAAAAATTAGTCTCATTTGGTACACGACATACCATGTCAGATACAGAATCCGACACCAGAGGAATAGGAGCCGCAAGGAGATGGATTCAGGCTGAATTTGAGCAGATTAGTAAAGATTGTGGAGGATGCTTAGAGGTCTCTACTTTGCGAACGCTGGAGAAAGGAAATGAGAAGACTCGCATTACAAAGGATACTGAGATTGTCAATGTAATGGCAGTGATACGTGGTACAAAATACCCCAATAGATACGTAATCATGTCTGGAGATATCGATAGTAGGATTTCTGATGCTTTGAATTATACGGATGATTCCCCGGGAGCAAATGATAATGCTACAGGTATGGCAGGGGTCATTGAAGCTACCAGAGTTCTTTCTAAATATAAATTTGAGAGTTCTATCATGCTGGTAGGGCTTTCAGGAGAAGAGCAAGGATTGTATGGAGGAAAACACCTTGCTGCTAAAGCCAGAGAGGAAGGCTGGGAAATTGTAGGTGTTCTGAATAATGACATGATAGGAAACATCGAAGGCGTAGATGGAGTCATAGATAATCGTACATTCAGAATATTTTCTGAACCCACCAATACAAAAGACTCTGATTTTGAGAAGCGTATGCGCAGGTACTATGGAGGAGAAGTAGATGGCACCTCACGTCAGCTAGCGAGATATGTTTATCAAATGACTAAAACATATATGCCAGAAATGAACCCTATGATGATCTACCGTTTAGATAGATTCGGAAGGGGAGGCCATCATCGCCCATTCAATGATGAAGGCTTTGCAGGTGTGCGAATCATGGAAGCTCACGAGAACTATAATCGTCAGCATCAAGATATTCGAGAAGAAGATGGCATCAAGTATGGTGATGTGATCGAAGGAGTAAACTTTGAATATGCTAAAAAGCTTACAGCTGTGAATGCGATTTCACTGGCTTCCTTAGCATCTGCCCCTCAGGAGCCTCAAAATGTGGCTATAAGCGGTGCTGTTAAGCCATCCACGACTCTTTATTGGGATGAAATCAAAGATGAGAACCTAAGCGGGTACAAAGTTTATTTTAGAAGCACCACTTCGCCTACATGGGATAATTTTTACGAGGTAGACAAAGACAAAACCGAGTTCACTTTGAAAGGAATTGTGATAGACAACTACTTTTTTGGAGTCTCTGCGGTCGGCAAGGATGGGAAGGAAAGTCTAGTTGTATTTCCTGGAGAAGTGAGAAGATGA
- a CDS encoding SusD/RagB family nutrient-binding outer membrane lipoprotein — protein sequence MRKFKINIVALLLATLVIVPSCDFGDTNIDPQNLAEVNLNLVLPSAIAQVGFNNGAIASRNPGIIMQYFEGTDAQQLGYTSYLMPDITFNNLWRTGFYGGAMKDLDLIIKQAPDQNAPYYSGIAKVLMANSLGLATSFFGDIPYSNAFQGEDGVLSPAYDDQETIMNTVFALLAEARTDLATDGGDIVPTSDDLIFGGDNDAWLATAWALEARYRLMMSAKGATNYTAALTAVGNAFTSNDDNAYLVFDASANGANPLNQFHRDRSNTMVLTGYFMGQMSGDPRLALIREPGSTAGFAPTTFWGKQDAPTVIINYAELKFIEAEALRMTGGSDAAVLAAVKDGIAANMNDMGVSAEDRDNYLLGITGSDLAAIIGEKYKALYPQNIAWDDYRRTGFPAITPNVDGNQGLNPHNGIPRRFIYPNSEKNLNTDNVNAAIENQNSDLMDQALWVFQ from the coding sequence ATGAGAAAATTTAAAATCAATATAGTAGCGCTATTGCTTGCTACACTCGTTATTGTTCCTTCTTGTGATTTTGGAGATACCAATATTGATCCTCAAAATCTAGCTGAAGTGAATTTGAATCTTGTACTACCTTCGGCAATTGCTCAGGTAGGGTTTAATAATGGAGCTATTGCTTCGAGAAACCCTGGTATTATCATGCAATATTTTGAAGGCACTGATGCTCAGCAGTTGGGTTATACCAGCTATCTAATGCCTGATATTACTTTCAATAACCTTTGGAGAACAGGGTTTTATGGAGGAGCAATGAAGGATCTAGACCTTATCATTAAACAAGCACCTGATCAGAATGCTCCTTATTATAGTGGCATTGCCAAGGTACTTATGGCGAATAGCTTGGGTCTAGCTACATCTTTCTTTGGAGATATTCCTTACTCGAATGCTTTTCAAGGAGAAGATGGCGTACTTTCTCCTGCGTATGACGATCAGGAAACTATCATGAACACGGTTTTCGCTTTACTTGCAGAGGCGAGAACAGATTTAGCAACTGATGGTGGCGACATTGTGCCTACTTCGGATGACTTGATCTTCGGAGGAGATAATGATGCTTGGCTTGCAACAGCTTGGGCTTTAGAAGCTAGGTATCGATTGATGATGTCGGCAAAAGGAGCAACGAATTACACAGCTGCTTTGACTGCTGTGGGTAATGCATTCACATCAAATGATGACAATGCGTATCTAGTTTTTGATGCATCAGCTAATGGAGCGAACCCTTTGAATCAGTTTCACAGAGATCGTAGTAATACGATGGTTTTAACTGGCTATTTCATGGGACAAATGTCCGGTGATCCAAGACTTGCGTTGATACGCGAACCTGGTAGTACTGCTGGTTTTGCCCCAACTACTTTTTGGGGGAAACAAGATGCTCCTACAGTGATTATCAATTATGCTGAGTTGAAATTTATTGAAGCAGAGGCATTGAGAATGACTGGCGGTTCTGATGCTGCTGTTCTAGCAGCTGTTAAGGATGGTATTGCTGCAAACATGAATGATATGGGTGTAAGTGCTGAAGATAGAGATAACTATCTATTAGGAATCACTGGTTCAGACCTTGCAGCTATTATAGGAGAGAAGTACAAAGCTCTATATCCGCAAAACATAGCTTGGGATGATTATAGAAGAACTGGCTTTCCTGCAATTACTCCAAATGTTGATGGTAACCAAGGCCTAAATCCACACAATGGTATTCCACGAAGGTTTATTTATCCTAACTCTGAGAAAAACTTAAATACTGACAATGTAAATGCAGCAATTGAGAATCAGAATAGTGATTTAATGGATCAAGCTTTGTGGGTTTTTCAATAA
- a CDS encoding SusC/RagA family TonB-linked outer membrane protein, producing MKRILLLTTVFFFAITSLIAQRTVSGKVTDDAGESLPGVNVVIKGTTTGVTTDLDGNYRISVEDGATLVFSYVGFDTQEVQVGARSTIDLSMAGAIELQEVVVTAIGIESNKRALGYSVQNVGGDELANTQETNLVNALNGKAAGVTVISSSGSPGASANIRIRGNTSISGSNSPLFVVDGIPINNSEAGNGTGGVSQSNRAIDLNPNDIASLTVLKGPSATALYGIRAANGAIVVTTKSGKKNSAPSISISSSVEFTEVNKTLPLQRTYAQGRDGGYRGPETFEGFSWGPRIADLEYDGDATYPFDPRGSLVATGEGNGTPAQGYDSYDFFDTGVTTDNNVSVRGGTSGTTYYLSAGYLNQKGVVPNSLFERATFRANISTELTEKLTVSMSANYANSGGIRMQRGSNLRGIMLGLVRNTPSFDIGLGKTGQDAADFQAAYQYPNGGQRSYRDGIYDNPYWVVNKNFTEDNVNRIIGYTALNYEITPGLNVQYKFGVDNYIDSRVAFIEKVQNNDLSTEWNPGSVVNREINATNLNSDFIVTYDKTFNNGDITLNALAGHNYYSAKSTDNITTGNTLASLDFINISNASDVIASYNPVERELMGIYADFRVGYRDMLFLNFTGRNDWSSTLPENDNSFFYPSVALGFVASEALNLSDTYLKVRASWGQVGNDAPVYSTLSYFAQGFVGGDGFVTGTSFPFNGVNAFEQNGTLGNNILKPELTSTYEFGVDVKLLGGRVGLDLTYYNSETVDQIIPVTVSAASGFLSTITNAGLVSNEGIEAVLTGTPYKSGDFSWDATVNFTHYKSVVEELAPGIDNIFLAGFTSTSSRAIAGEPFGAIFGAKFQRNDQGQILIDPATGYPLQDANAGVIGDPNPDFVMGIRNSFNYKNFTVSALLDIRQGGDVWNGTAGIANYFGTSKKSADTRDLTGVVFNGVLRDASLDNEDGVQVGGSSNNVQTDFANEAQGIGAYRYVRYGFGGLGESNVQDASWVRLREVSLTYNLPKSILDKTPFKSASFSAVGRNLWLSTSYEGIDPETNLTGASNGFGLDYFNSPNTKGYTFKLRLGL from the coding sequence ATGAAGAGGATTTTACTACTTACTACTGTGTTCTTTTTTGCTATCACGAGTTTGATAGCACAAAGAACAGTTTCAGGAAAAGTCACCGATGATGCTGGTGAATCTTTGCCTGGAGTGAATGTTGTGATCAAAGGCACAACAACTGGTGTTACCACAGACCTAGATGGTAACTACAGAATTTCCGTTGAGGACGGAGCAACATTGGTATTTTCTTATGTTGGTTTTGATACTCAGGAAGTTCAAGTTGGTGCTAGATCAACCATCGATTTATCCATGGCCGGAGCAATAGAACTTCAAGAAGTTGTTGTAACAGCGATTGGTATTGAATCAAACAAGCGAGCACTTGGATATTCTGTCCAGAATGTTGGTGGAGATGAATTAGCCAACACACAAGAAACTAATCTGGTGAATGCATTAAACGGCAAAGCTGCTGGTGTGACCGTTATTAGTTCTTCTGGATCACCTGGTGCTTCTGCAAACATCAGGATTCGTGGAAATACTTCTATTAGTGGGAGTAACTCTCCGCTTTTCGTTGTAGATGGCATACCTATAAATAACTCGGAAGCGGGTAATGGAACAGGTGGTGTTTCTCAATCAAACAGAGCGATTGATCTTAATCCCAATGACATTGCGAGCCTAACAGTTCTTAAAGGACCATCTGCTACAGCACTTTATGGTATTAGAGCTGCTAATGGAGCTATTGTTGTTACAACAAAGAGTGGAAAGAAAAATTCTGCGCCTTCAATAAGCATTTCTTCGTCGGTTGAATTTACAGAAGTGAACAAGACGTTACCACTTCAAAGAACTTATGCTCAAGGTAGAGACGGAGGTTACAGAGGACCTGAAACATTCGAAGGGTTTAGCTGGGGTCCAAGAATTGCTGATTTAGAATATGATGGCGATGCTACATATCCTTTTGATCCAAGAGGTAGCCTGGTGGCTACAGGCGAAGGAAATGGAACTCCTGCACAAGGTTATGATAGTTACGACTTTTTCGATACGGGTGTAACGACAGATAATAACGTGAGTGTCCGTGGTGGTACATCAGGCACTACTTACTATTTATCTGCAGGATATTTGAATCAAAAAGGAGTGGTACCAAATTCGCTCTTCGAAAGAGCGACTTTCAGAGCAAATATTTCTACGGAGCTTACGGAGAAATTGACTGTTAGTATGTCAGCTAATTATGCAAACTCAGGCGGTATCAGAATGCAGCGAGGTTCTAACCTAAGAGGTATTATGCTTGGTCTGGTTAGAAATACTCCTTCGTTCGATATTGGATTGGGTAAAACAGGACAAGATGCTGCAGATTTTCAAGCTGCATATCAGTATCCTAATGGAGGACAAAGAAGTTACCGTGATGGTATTTATGATAACCCTTATTGGGTAGTGAATAAGAATTTCACGGAGGATAATGTAAATAGAATCATTGGCTACACAGCTTTAAACTATGAAATTACTCCAGGGCTTAATGTTCAATATAAATTTGGTGTTGACAACTATATAGATAGCAGAGTAGCTTTTATTGAAAAAGTTCAGAATAATGACCTATCCACTGAATGGAACCCTGGGTCAGTAGTAAATCGTGAAATTAATGCGACCAATTTGAACTCTGATTTTATTGTGACTTATGATAAGACATTCAATAATGGAGACATCACATTGAATGCACTTGCAGGTCATAATTACTATAGTGCTAAGAGTACGGATAACATCACAACGGGAAATACATTGGCCTCTTTAGATTTTATCAACATATCTAATGCATCTGATGTAATTGCTTCTTACAACCCAGTTGAACGTGAGCTTATGGGTATTTATGCTGATTTTAGAGTTGGCTATAGAGACATGTTGTTCTTGAACTTTACAGGTAGAAATGACTGGTCTTCTACACTTCCAGAGAATGACAACTCATTCTTCTATCCATCAGTCGCTTTAGGTTTTGTTGCCAGTGAAGCTTTGAACTTATCTGATACGTATTTGAAAGTTCGTGCTAGTTGGGGTCAAGTGGGTAATGATGCCCCTGTTTACTCAACGCTTAGCTACTTTGCTCAAGGATTTGTTGGAGGCGATGGATTCGTTACAGGTACATCTTTCCCTTTCAATGGGGTGAATGCATTTGAACAGAATGGTACGCTTGGTAATAATATACTTAAGCCAGAGCTTACTTCAACGTATGAATTTGGAGTGGATGTTAAGTTACTTGGCGGAAGAGTTGGTTTAGACTTAACTTATTACAACTCTGAAACTGTAGATCAAATCATACCTGTGACAGTATCAGCAGCTTCTGGATTTCTTTCGACTATTACAAACGCAGGTTTAGTTTCGAATGAAGGTATAGAGGCAGTTCTAACGGGAACTCCGTATAAGTCAGGAGATTTCTCATGGGATGCGACAGTTAATTTCACTCATTACAAATCTGTAGTAGAGGAATTAGCACCAGGAATTGACAATATATTCTTAGCTGGATTTACGAGTACTTCATCTCGTGCAATAGCGGGAGAGCCGTTTGGAGCTATCTTTGGGGCGAAATTCCAAAGGAATGATCAAGGACAAATCCTAATCGATCCAGCAACAGGATACCCACTTCAGGATGCTAATGCAGGAGTAATTGGAGATCCGAACCCTGATTTTGTCATGGGCATCAGAAATTCATTCAATTATAAAAACTTCACTGTTTCTGCTCTTTTAGATATTAGACAAGGTGGAGATGTATGGAATGGAACAGCGGGTATTGCTAACTATTTCGGAACCTCCAAGAAGTCTGCAGATACAAGAGACCTCACGGGAGTTGTCTTTAATGGAGTGCTAAGAGATGCATCTCTTGACAATGAAGATGGAGTACAGGTAGGAGGTTCTTCCAATAATGTTCAGACTGATTTTGCCAATGAAGCTCAAGGCATAGGTGCTTATAGATATGTTCGTTACGGTTTTGGTGGTCTGGGTGAGTCAAATGTTCAAGATGCTTCTTGGGTGAGGTTGAGAGAAGTTTCTCTAACGTATAATCTGCCTAAGTCTATTTTGGATAAAACACCATTCAAATCAGCTTCGTTTTCTGCTGTAGGTAGAAATCTATGGTTAAGTACATCTTATGAAGGTATTGATCCGGAGACTAACCTTACTGGAGCTTCTAATGGATTTGGATTGGATTATTTCAATAGTCCAAATACCAAAGGCTATACATTTAAACTTCGACTTGGTCTGTAA
- a CDS encoding transketolase, which yields MPDISTLDSICSQVRRDIVRMVHAVNSGHPGGSLGCTEYFVALYNHIMKHDSSFNMEGKNEDVFFLSNGHISPVFYSTLARSDYFDVSELSTFRKIGSRLQGHPATEEGLEGIRIASGSLGQGLSTGIGVALAKKLNNDDNHVFVLMGDGEQQEGQVWEAAMFAAHNKVDNLIATIDYNGQQIDGPISEVNNLGDIRAKYESFGWIVLECDGNEMKALIETLEEAKGKSGNGKPIMILMKTEMGKGVDFMEGTHKWHGVAPNDEQLADALSQLEETLGDY from the coding sequence ATGCCTGATATATCTACTTTGGATAGTATTTGCTCTCAAGTTCGACGAGATATTGTTCGAATGGTTCATGCGGTAAACTCCGGTCATCCTGGAGGATCACTCGGATGTACTGAATACTTCGTTGCTTTGTACAATCACATAATGAAACATGATTCCTCCTTTAATATGGAAGGAAAGAATGAGGATGTTTTCTTCTTATCTAATGGTCATATTTCACCTGTCTTCTATAGCACCCTTGCGAGATCTGATTATTTCGATGTTTCTGAACTATCCACCTTCAGAAAGATTGGTTCAAGGCTTCAAGGTCATCCAGCCACTGAAGAAGGGTTAGAAGGTATTCGAATAGCTTCGGGCTCCCTTGGCCAAGGCTTATCTACTGGCATTGGAGTCGCTTTAGCTAAAAAACTCAACAACGATGATAATCATGTCTTTGTACTTATGGGAGATGGCGAGCAACAAGAGGGGCAGGTTTGGGAAGCGGCCATGTTTGCTGCTCATAATAAAGTTGACAACTTAATAGCAACTATAGACTACAATGGTCAGCAAATAGATGGGCCGATTTCTGAAGTCAACAATCTTGGTGATATCAGAGCAAAGTATGAATCATTTGGTTGGATAGTACTGGAATGTGATGGGAATGAGATGAAAGCTCTTATTGAAACCCTAGAAGAAGCCAAGGGTAAATCAGGAAATGGAAAGCCAATCATGATACTCATGAAAACAGAAATGGGTAAAGGAGTTGATTTTATGGAAGGCACACATAAATGGCATGGAGTTGCTCCAAATGATGAACAACTTGCAGACGCTTTAAGCCAATTGGAAGAAACCTTAGGAGACTATTAA
- a CDS encoding transketolase C-terminal domain-containing protein, which produces MKTKFNYTAKKDTRSGFGDGLLEAAKSNPNVVGLCADLTGSLKMNAFQNEFPERFFQVGIAEANMMGIAAGLATAGKIPFTGTFANFSTSRVYDQLRQSIAYSEKNVKVCASHAGLTLGEDGATHQVLEDLGMTKMLPNFTVINPCDYHQTKAATMAIAEHHGPVYLRFGRPSWPMFMEEQPFEIGKAVTLIEGTDVSIFATGHLVWKAIEAEAVLAEQGISAEVINIHTIKPLDEGAILKSIAKTGCAVSAEEHQIAGGLGESVAQTIVRNDLVPQEFVAVNDQFGESGKPEELLDKYGLGVTDIVEKAKKAIARKN; this is translated from the coding sequence ATGAAGACAAAATTTAACTATACAGCAAAGAAAGATACACGGTCAGGTTTTGGAGATGGGTTGCTAGAGGCGGCTAAATCCAACCCGAATGTTGTTGGATTATGTGCAGATTTGACAGGCTCTCTAAAAATGAATGCCTTCCAAAATGAATTCCCTGAAAGGTTTTTCCAAGTTGGAATTGCTGAAGCAAACATGATGGGAATTGCTGCTGGACTCGCTACTGCTGGAAAGATTCCATTTACAGGAACATTTGCCAACTTTTCTACAAGTAGAGTTTATGATCAATTAAGACAATCCATCGCATACTCTGAAAAAAATGTGAAAGTTTGTGCATCTCATGCTGGACTTACTTTGGGTGAAGATGGAGCTACACATCAGGTTCTAGAAGATCTTGGAATGACCAAAATGCTTCCAAACTTCACAGTCATCAATCCATGTGATTATCATCAAACTAAAGCTGCAACTATGGCAATTGCTGAACATCATGGACCAGTTTATTTAAGATTTGGTCGTCCTAGCTGGCCAATGTTCATGGAAGAACAGCCATTCGAGATTGGAAAAGCCGTAACTTTAATTGAAGGTACTGATGTTTCCATTTTTGCTACGGGTCACTTAGTTTGGAAAGCCATAGAAGCTGAAGCAGTTTTAGCAGAACAAGGTATTTCTGCAGAAGTGATAAACATCCACACCATCAAACCCTTGGATGAGGGTGCCATACTTAAATCAATAGCCAAAACTGGATGTGCAGTTTCTGCTGAAGAGCATCAAATTGCGGGGGGACTTGGAGAAAGCGTAGCGCAGACTATTGTAAGAAATGATTTAGTTCCTCAAGAATTTGTCGCAGTAAACGATCAATTTGGTGAAAGTGGGAAACCTGAGGAGTTACTTGATAAATATGGACTGGGTGTTACGGACATTGTAGAAAAAGCTAAAAAAGCGATAGCAAGAAAAAATTAG
- a CDS encoding aspartate aminotransferase family protein, whose amino-acid sequence MPSHRQLFLNHLAQTSDAPLMLEMVSAEGIYMTDVDDKKYLDLISGIGVSNVGHRHPKVIKAIKDQVDKHLHVMVYGEFVQSPQVRLAEALSKTLPNKIDSVYLVNSGSEAIEGAMKLAKRYTGRSELVACHNAYHGSSHGALSLTGSESFKRNYRPLLPGVSHVRFGCIDDLNKITSETAAFVIETVQGEAGLKVGSQDYWKAVRDRCSLTGALLILDEIQCGFGRTGKFWAFEHYGIEPDIIVSAKGMGGGMPIGSFMASKELMHVFTENPVLGHISTFGGHPVSSAAALATLEVIQEEDLLDNVAEKELLFHTLLKHPKIKAIRSKGLMMAVEFESYDVLKPIIDRAIELGVVTDWFLFNDQSMRIAPPLIITKDEIKKACKIILQAINDV is encoded by the coding sequence ATGCCATCTCACAGACAGCTTTTCTTAAATCATTTAGCTCAGACTTCTGATGCTCCTTTAATGCTGGAAATGGTCTCCGCAGAAGGTATCTACATGACAGATGTTGACGATAAAAAATATCTTGACCTTATTTCTGGGATAGGTGTTTCCAATGTTGGGCATAGGCACCCTAAAGTGATAAAAGCCATCAAAGATCAAGTTGACAAGCACTTACATGTCATGGTTTATGGTGAGTTTGTACAAAGTCCGCAGGTAAGGCTAGCAGAAGCACTAAGTAAAACATTGCCTAATAAAATAGATTCGGTCTATTTGGTTAATTCAGGAAGTGAGGCAATTGAAGGGGCAATGAAATTAGCTAAGAGATATACTGGAAGATCTGAGCTAGTTGCTTGTCATAATGCCTATCATGGATCTTCTCATGGTGCTTTATCATTAACAGGTAGTGAATCCTTTAAGAGAAACTATCGCCCACTGTTACCTGGTGTGTCTCATGTCCGATTTGGTTGTATCGATGATTTAAATAAAATAACAAGTGAGACCGCAGCTTTTGTAATAGAAACTGTTCAAGGTGAAGCAGGGTTAAAGGTTGGGTCTCAAGACTACTGGAAAGCAGTTAGAGATCGATGTAGCCTAACAGGGGCTTTATTGATTCTAGATGAAATTCAGTGTGGTTTTGGTCGCACTGGGAAATTTTGGGCGTTTGAACATTATGGAATAGAACCTGATATAATAGTAAGTGCCAAGGGAATGGGAGGTGGTATGCCAATCGGCAGTTTTATGGCTAGTAAGGAACTGATGCATGTTTTTACTGAAAATCCAGTTCTGGGCCACATCTCAACGTTTGGTGGTCATCCTGTATCTTCTGCCGCAGCACTAGCAACCTTGGAAGTAATTCAAGAAGAAGACCTTCTAGACAATGTAGCAGAAAAAGAATTGCTCTTTCATACATTATTGAAGCATCCAAAAATAAAAGCTATTCGAAGCAAAGGACTCATGATGGCTGTTGAGTTTGAATCATATGATGTTTTAAAACCAATCATAGATAGGGCTATTGAATTAGGTGTTGTAACTGACTGGTTTTTATTTAATGACCAATCTATGAGAATAGCGCCACCTCTAATCATCACTAAAGATGAAATAAAAAAAGCCTGTAAGATAATCCTACAGGCCATTAATGACGTATAA
- a CDS encoding aspartyl protease family protein has translation MKKILSSLLLITCLLGFSQSPITSTQMELFGDHIFIHLSVDGSEPLDFIFDTGDGLPVIDLDVAKSLNLDLNHGATKTSAQGAIQGALIDHNLIELNGIALEKDIQLYATSLRHLEMSIGRNIDGIIGYDLLHHYVVRLDYDKSNFELYTQSSYKHDGFGESFEFKLDNYIPHIEGEVTLNDGEVLKGDFFINTGAGTTLDFNTKFAAKNDIVSRTGKHFSYPVVGLSQKETTHYEGRVKNFGFGTFDIKNMPIGISTAKHGIQHNKKVAGIIGNKMLKRFNITFDYSREKIFFVKNKSYSDSYNVNASGLYLQLDEEMDKILVHRVYDASPAKVAGIKQDAEILKVNGKDVSEYTLPELRKLLEEVNSDVELVLWQMGEEKTFTLDLSQLI, from the coding sequence ATGAAAAAAATACTTTCCTCGCTACTGCTAATTACATGCCTTTTGGGATTCTCGCAAAGTCCTATTACATCTACTCAAATGGAGTTGTTTGGTGATCATATTTTTATACACCTGAGTGTAGATGGTTCAGAGCCTCTAGATTTTATTTTTGATACTGGAGATGGCCTTCCTGTAATAGATCTGGATGTAGCGAAATCATTAAACCTTGATCTAAATCATGGAGCAACAAAGACGAGTGCCCAGGGAGCCATTCAAGGAGCATTGATTGACCACAATCTAATAGAATTGAACGGTATTGCCTTAGAGAAAGATATTCAACTTTATGCCACAAGTCTTCGGCATTTAGAAATGAGTATTGGGAGGAATATCGATGGTATTATCGGCTATGATCTCTTACATCATTACGTTGTGAGATTAGATTATGATAAAAGCAATTTTGAATTATATACTCAATCGTCTTATAAGCATGATGGATTTGGTGAGAGCTTCGAGTTTAAATTAGATAACTATATACCACACATAGAAGGAGAGGTTACACTAAATGATGGTGAGGTATTGAAAGGCGATTTTTTCATTAACACAGGTGCTGGAACTACCCTTGACTTCAATACTAAATTTGCTGCAAAGAATGATATTGTGTCAAGAACCGGGAAGCATTTTTCCTATCCGGTAGTTGGATTAAGCCAGAAAGAAACTACACATTATGAGGGAAGAGTTAAAAATTTTGGTTTTGGAACCTTCGATATCAAAAACATGCCTATTGGTATTAGCACAGCTAAACATGGAATTCAGCACAATAAAAAAGTTGCTGGAATTATCGGAAACAAGATGCTGAAAAGATTCAATATCACATTTGACTATTCTAGAGAGAAAATTTTTTTTGTGAAAAATAAGAGCTATTCAGATTCATACAATGTAAATGCTAGTGGATTGTATCTTCAGCTCGATGAAGAGATGGATAAGATTCTTGTACATAGAGTGTATGATGCCAGCCCTGCTAAAGTAGCTGGAATAAAACAAGATGCCGAAATATTGAAGGTGAATGGTAAAGATGTGAGTGAATACACTTTGCCAGAATTGAGAAAACTATTGGAAGAAGTTAATTCAGATGTGGAACTGGTTCTATGGCAAATGGGAGAGGAGAAGACTTTCACTTTAGACCTAAGTCAATTGATCTAA